The Actinomycetota bacterium genome includes a region encoding these proteins:
- a CDS encoding SpoIIE family protein phosphatase produces MATILTRVRRTGRRADRQAPPEATSPAPAPERAEAPPLDIAPNDPLLAYLQSSPGPVDVDKLQLDSVALEQMRSMGLRLVVPLVAQGELIGLLNLGPRLSEQEYSTDDRKLLENLAAQAAPAVRVAQLVREQEAEARRRERVEHELQVAQLIQQNFLPKTIPDLPGWQLAAYYQPQQAVGGDFYDFIELPEGQMGLVIGDVTDKGVPAALVMAATRSVLRAAAPRLISPNEVLRRVNDILCPDMPPNMFVTCLYGVLDPSTGHFRYANAGHNLPYTRTEDGVVEFRATGLPLGLMPDMSYDEKEAVLGAGETMLLSSDGLVEAHSPDGEMFGFPRLRQLMAEHPGGSGLLDHLLSELRRFVGPGWDQEDDVTLVTLWRASAPPMSSEEMAERGAQSTAVPESAEAGRVLAEFSLPSVSGNERLVMDRVAEAVADVDFEDARRERLKTAVSEAAMNAIEHGNGFQAELPVAVVVTQKGGDLSVRITDHGGGRDIPEAEVPDLDAKLEGKQTPRGWGLFLIKNMVDEMHVSSDDTHHTIELVLHLEGGEQ; encoded by the coding sequence ATGGCAACCATCTTGACGAGAGTGAGACGAACCGGACGCCGGGCGGACCGCCAGGCGCCCCCCGAGGCGACCAGTCCGGCCCCGGCGCCGGAGCGGGCGGAGGCTCCTCCGCTCGACATCGCCCCGAACGACCCTCTGCTGGCGTACCTCCAGAGCTCGCCGGGCCCGGTGGACGTGGACAAGCTCCAGCTCGACTCGGTGGCCCTCGAGCAGATGCGCTCGATGGGCCTGCGCCTGGTGGTGCCGCTGGTGGCCCAGGGTGAGCTGATCGGCCTGCTGAACCTGGGGCCTCGGCTGTCGGAGCAGGAGTACTCCACCGACGACCGCAAGCTGCTCGAGAACCTGGCCGCCCAGGCCGCTCCGGCGGTGCGGGTGGCCCAGCTGGTCCGGGAGCAGGAGGCGGAGGCCCGCCGCCGGGAGCGGGTCGAGCACGAGCTCCAGGTGGCCCAGCTGATCCAGCAGAACTTCCTGCCGAAGACGATCCCGGACCTGCCGGGCTGGCAGCTGGCCGCGTACTACCAGCCGCAGCAGGCCGTGGGCGGCGACTTCTACGACTTCATCGAGCTGCCCGAGGGGCAGATGGGCCTGGTGATCGGCGACGTCACCGACAAGGGCGTCCCCGCCGCGCTGGTCATGGCGGCGACCCGAAGCGTCCTGCGGGCGGCGGCGCCGCGGCTGATCTCGCCGAACGAGGTGCTGCGGCGGGTCAACGACATCCTGTGCCCGGACATGCCCCCGAACATGTTCGTGACCTGTCTGTACGGCGTGCTCGACCCGAGCACCGGGCATTTCCGCTATGCGAACGCGGGGCACAACCTCCCCTACACGCGGACAGAGGACGGCGTGGTGGAGTTCCGGGCCACGGGCCTGCCCCTCGGGCTCATGCCGGACATGTCCTACGACGAGAAGGAGGCCGTGCTCGGCGCGGGCGAGACCATGCTGCTGTCGAGCGACGGCCTGGTCGAGGCCCACAGCCCCGACGGGGAGATGTTCGGATTCCCGCGGCTCCGCCAGCTCATGGCGGAGCATCCCGGCGGGAGTGGGCTGCTGGACCACCTGCTGTCCGAGCTGCGGCGGTTCGTCGGTCCGGGGTGGGACCAGGAGGACGACGTCACCCTGGTCACGCTGTGGCGGGCCAGCGCTCCGCCCATGTCCAGCGAGGAGATGGCGGAGCGGGGGGCCCAGTCGACGGCGGTGCCGGAATCCGCCGAGGCCGGACGCGTGCTCGCGGAGTTCAGCCTCCCCAGCGTGTCGGGCAACGAGCGGCTGGTCATGGACCGGGTGGCGGAAGCGGTGGCTGACGTCGATTTCGAAGACGCGCGCCGGGAGCGCCTCAAGACCGCCGTGTCCGAAGCCGCGATGAACGCCATCGAGCACGGCAACGGGTTCCAGGCGGAGCTTCCCGTGGCCGTCGTGGTCACCCAGAAGGGCGGCGACCTGTCCGTCCGGATCACCGACCACGGGGGCGGCCGCGACATCCCGGAGGCGGAGGTGCCCGACCTCGATGCCAAGCTCGAGGGCAAGCAGACGCCTCGGGGCTGGGGGCTGTTCCTGATCAAGAACATGGTCGACGAGATGCACGTCAGCTCGGACGACACCCATCACACCATCGAATTGGTGCTCCACCTGGAAGGAGGGGAGCAATGA
- a CDS encoding STAS domain-containing protein → MSAQQFHGEVRPRGPSVLLDLSGDIDGNAEQGLRALYHEAVAGGPATVVLNFEQVSYINSTGIALIVGLLAEARKAHQTVLACGLSPHYQEIFQVTRLSDFMPMFSDEDAALAGTPSPAPAS, encoded by the coding sequence ATGAGCGCACAGCAATTCCACGGAGAGGTACGACCAAGAGGTCCATCCGTCCTGCTCGACCTCAGTGGCGACATCGACGGCAACGCCGAGCAGGGCCTGCGGGCCCTGTACCACGAGGCCGTCGCCGGAGGCCCGGCCACCGTCGTGCTCAACTTCGAGCAGGTCAGCTACATCAACAGCACCGGCATCGCGCTGATCGTCGGGTTGCTGGCCGAGGCCCGGAAGGCCCACCAGACCGTGCTGGCGTGCGGGCTTTCGCCGCACTACCAGGAGATCTTCCAGGTCACCCGGCTGTCGGACTTCATGCCGATGTTCTCCGACGAGGACGCTGCCCTGGCAGGGACGCCGTCGCCGGCCCCGGCGTCGTAA
- a CDS encoding STAS domain-containing protein, whose amino-acid sequence MTQGTVTMEVRSIADRTSIVDISGEITAASEGPLMDAYSRATDEGARSLILNFSGLGYMNSGGIGLLVTLLVRANRQKQRLLALGLNDHYRQIFELTRLDEAIGIFDSEAEAIAAATSA is encoded by the coding sequence ATGACCCAGGGAACCGTGACCATGGAGGTCCGCTCGATCGCCGACCGCACCAGCATCGTCGACATCTCGGGCGAGATCACCGCGGCCAGCGAGGGCCCGCTGATGGACGCGTACTCGCGGGCCACCGACGAGGGCGCGCGTTCGCTGATCCTGAACTTCAGCGGCCTCGGCTACATGAACAGTGGCGGGATCGGCCTGCTGGTGACGCTGCTGGTGCGGGCCAACCGGCAGAAGCAGCGCCTGCTGGCCCTCGGCCTGAACGACCACTACCGGCAGATCTTCGAGCTGACCCGGCTGGACGAGGCCATCGGCATCTTCGACTCCGAGGCCGAGGCGATCGCCGCGGCCACCTCGGCGTAG
- a CDS encoding cytochrome P450 produces MPAPGRPPSPKGRLLSGHIVPMRRDSLGFMTRAAREHGDVVGLRFGPSRALLLSHPDQVEQVLVTQRRSFAKGKAVLLIGRVTGDGLVVSEGDFWRRQRRLIQPAFHHGRIAAYGDTMVAFTERRLDTWSDGETRDVHEELMGLTLEIVVKTLFDADVSREAETEVGSAVEVAVGCLNEVLTSFLFFVPPGVPIPTNLRLKRAVKRLDAVLYRIIEEHRASGIDRGDLLSTLLRARDEDDGSHMTDRQVRDEAMTLFLAGHETTSIALTWAWYLLSQHPEAEARLHEELDDVLGGRAPTVADVPNLQYAGHVVTETLRLYPPAPALGREAVEGCEVAGYPVRKGTDVIVSQWVIQRDPRWFDDPEAFRPERWEDDLARRIPRFAYFPFGGGQRTCIGSSFATMEATLLLATMAQRFRFRLVEGHPVEPQARFTLRPAHGMRMVLEARTPAVVRAAGA; encoded by the coding sequence ATGCCCGCCCCCGGACGGCCGCCGAGCCCGAAGGGACGGTTGCTGTCCGGGCACATCGTCCCCATGCGGCGGGACTCGCTGGGGTTCATGACCCGGGCCGCCCGCGAGCACGGGGACGTGGTGGGGCTCCGGTTCGGCCCGAGCCGGGCCCTGCTGCTGTCCCATCCCGACCAGGTGGAGCAGGTGCTGGTGACCCAGCGGCGCTCGTTCGCCAAGGGCAAGGCCGTGCTGCTGATCGGGCGGGTCACCGGCGACGGCCTGGTGGTCAGCGAGGGGGACTTCTGGCGCCGCCAGCGCCGGCTGATCCAGCCGGCGTTCCATCATGGCCGGATCGCTGCGTACGGCGACACGATGGTGGCCTTCACCGAGCGGCGCCTCGACACGTGGTCGGACGGCGAGACCCGAGACGTCCACGAGGAGCTGATGGGCCTGACCCTGGAGATCGTGGTCAAGACCTTGTTCGACGCCGACGTGTCACGGGAGGCCGAGACCGAGGTCGGCTCGGCCGTCGAGGTCGCCGTGGGGTGCCTGAACGAGGTGCTGACGAGCTTCCTGTTCTTCGTGCCGCCGGGCGTCCCCATCCCCACGAACCTGCGGCTGAAGCGGGCCGTGAAGCGGCTCGACGCCGTGCTGTACCGGATCATCGAGGAGCACCGGGCCTCTGGCATCGACCGGGGCGACCTGCTGTCCACGCTGCTGCGGGCCCGGGACGAGGACGACGGCAGCCACATGACCGACCGGCAGGTCCGGGACGAGGCCATGACGCTGTTCCTGGCCGGGCACGAGACCACGTCGATCGCGCTGACGTGGGCCTGGTACCTGCTCTCGCAGCATCCCGAAGCCGAGGCGCGGCTGCACGAGGAGCTGGACGACGTGCTCGGCGGTCGGGCCCCGACGGTGGCGGACGTCCCGAACCTCCAGTACGCCGGGCACGTCGTGACCGAGACGCTCCGGCTGTATCCGCCCGCCCCGGCCCTGGGCCGCGAGGCCGTGGAGGGCTGCGAGGTCGCCGGCTACCCGGTTCGGAAGGGCACGGACGTCATCGTGAGCCAGTGGGTCATCCAGCGGGACCCCCGGTGGTTCGACGACCCGGAAGCCTTCCGGCCGGAACGCTGGGAGGACGACCTGGCCCGGCGGATCCCCCGGTTCGCCTACTTCCCGTTCGGGGGAGGGCAGCGGACCTGCATCGGAAGCTCGTTCGCCACGATGGAGGCCACGCTACTGCTGGCCACCATGGCGCAGCGGTTCCGGTTCCGGCTGGTGGAAGGCCATCCGGTGGAGCCACAGGCCAGGTTCACGCTCCGCCCGGCACATGGCATGCGGATGGTCCTCGAGGCGCGGACGCCCGCCGTTGTCCGCGCTGCCGGTGCCTGA
- a CDS encoding NAD(P)/FAD-dependent oxidoreductase — translation MPDLDAVVVGAGPNGLAAAIELARAGWSVKVIEAADTVGGGSRTAEVTLPGFRHDVCSAIHPLGLASPFFRSVPLADHGLEWVQPDAPLAHPMPDGTAAVLERSVDETADAFGEDGRAYRGLMNPMLRSGEVILEQFLGPVKLPRHPFTLVRFGLRALRSVSGLAGRFSSDGPKALFAGLAAHSMLKLDQSPTGAYALTFGMLGHLVGWPMAKGGSQAIVDAMASYLRELGGQIEAGRRIGSLDELPQARAVLLDVTPRQFLAIAGDRVPSRYRRALERYRYGPGVCKVDWALDAPIPWKADGCERAATVHVGGTIEELDASENAVWRGEHAERPFVVLAQQTPFDPSRAPQGKHTAWAYCHVPNGSDVDMTERIEEQVERFAPGFRDRILGRRTVVAADLERYDENYVGGDINGGLQDLGQLFSRPTGLFSPYETPLDGVFLCSSSTPPGGGVHGMCGHHATKAALKKLGPKS, via the coding sequence GTGCCTGACCTGGACGCGGTCGTCGTCGGAGCCGGGCCCAACGGCCTGGCGGCGGCGATCGAGCTGGCCCGGGCCGGATGGTCCGTCAAGGTCATCGAGGCCGCGGACACCGTGGGAGGCGGCTCCCGGACGGCCGAGGTGACGCTGCCGGGATTCCGCCACGACGTGTGCTCGGCCATCCACCCCCTCGGTCTGGCGTCGCCGTTCTTTCGCTCGGTCCCGCTGGCCGATCACGGGCTGGAATGGGTCCAGCCGGACGCACCGCTGGCCCACCCCATGCCCGACGGGACGGCCGCGGTGCTGGAACGGTCGGTCGACGAGACGGCGGACGCGTTCGGCGAGGACGGACGCGCCTACCGCGGGCTCATGAACCCGATGCTCCGCTCCGGCGAGGTCATCCTGGAGCAGTTCCTGGGGCCGGTGAAGCTGCCGCGGCACCCGTTCACGCTGGTCCGGTTCGGCCTGCGGGCCCTGCGGTCCGTGTCGGGGCTGGCCGGTCGGTTCTCCTCGGATGGGCCGAAGGCGCTGTTCGCCGGCCTGGCGGCTCACTCCATGCTCAAGCTGGACCAGTCACCCACCGGCGCCTATGCGCTGACCTTCGGGATGCTGGGCCACCTGGTGGGGTGGCCCATGGCCAAGGGTGGGTCGCAGGCCATCGTGGACGCCATGGCCTCGTACCTCCGGGAATTGGGGGGCCAGATCGAGGCCGGGCGCCGGATCGGCTCGCTGGACGAGTTGCCCCAGGCGCGGGCCGTGCTGCTGGACGTGACCCCGCGGCAGTTCCTGGCCATCGCGGGCGATCGCGTTCCGTCGCGCTACCGCCGGGCCCTGGAGCGCTACCGCTACGGGCCCGGTGTGTGCAAGGTGGACTGGGCCCTGGACGCCCCGATCCCGTGGAAGGCGGACGGGTGCGAGCGGGCGGCCACCGTCCACGTCGGCGGGACCATCGAGGAGCTGGACGCCAGCGAGAACGCCGTGTGGCGGGGCGAGCACGCCGAGCGGCCCTTCGTGGTCCTGGCCCAGCAGACGCCGTTCGACCCCTCGCGGGCGCCCCAGGGCAAGCACACCGCATGGGCCTACTGCCACGTGCCCAACGGCTCCGACGTGGACATGACCGAGCGGATCGAGGAGCAGGTGGAACGGTTCGCGCCCGGGTTTCGGGACCGGATCCTGGGCCGGCGAACGGTGGTGGCGGCCGACCTGGAGCGCTACGACGAGAACTACGTCGGCGGCGACATTAACGGCGGCCTCCAGGACCTCGGCCAGCTGTTCTCCCGGCCGACCGGACTGTTCTCGCCCTACGAGACGCCGCTCGACGGCGTGTTCCTGTGCTCGTCGTCGACGCCTCCGGGAGGTGGTGTGCACGGCATGTGCGGCCACCACGCGACGAAGGCGGCGCTGAAGAAGCTGGGGCCGAAGAGCTGA